The following proteins are encoded in a genomic region of Odocoileus virginianus isolate 20LAN1187 ecotype Illinois unplaced genomic scaffold, Ovbor_1.2 Unplaced_Scaffold_35, whole genome shotgun sequence:
- the LOC110151246 gene encoding serine/threonine-protein kinase DCLK1-like, whose product MSPDNHSRGPGRSGGLSSQSHRGRRGRLARGRRGPGAQTWWVRPAWRGGGAGRARGGGAGGAGRASEPATRKGSEPAAAAAAALLRREAGVRLCEAPHFNEDRPRRIPALAAAAQTPALLPPPPSPGPAAPRPGRAQPGEDSARGGPSAATKTPGGVSPRTGSALAAVMSFGRDMELEHFDERDKAQRYSRGSRVNGLPSPTHSAHCSFYRTRTLQTLSSEKAAKKVRFYRNGDRYFKGIVYAISPDRFRSFEALLADLTQTLSDNVNLPQGVRTIYTIDGLKKISSLDQLLEGESYVCGSIEPLKKLEYTKNVNPNWSVNVKTTSASRAVSSLATAKGSPSEVRENKDFIRPKLVTIIRSGVKPRKAVRILLNKKTAHSFEQVLTDITDAIKLDSGVVKRLYTLDGKQVGGGGGRPWYGLDFMGKNQGVEGFVWHRMGTRDVRSTDVDGLESFSQQIHSCCPPTSSRIELTQD is encoded by the exons ATGTCTCCAGACAACCACTCCCGGGGCCCGGGGAGGTCAGGGGGTTTGTCCAGCCAGTCGCACCGAGGTCGCCGAGGCAGGCTAGCGCGCGGGAGGCGGGGGCCCGGGGCGCAGACGTGGTGGGTGCGCCCGGCCTggaggggcgggggcgcggggcgcgcacgcggaggaggagcaggaggagcggGGCGGGCGAGCGAGCCAGCCACAAGAAAAGGGAGcgagcccgccgccgccgccgccgccgccctccTCCGGAGAGAGGCAGGAGTGAGGCTGTGCGAAGCGCCGCATTTCAATGAGGACCGGCCGAGGCGCATCCCTGCTCTAGCGGCTGCAGCCCAGACGCCCGCGCTCCTGCCGCCGCCGCCCAGCCCCGGCCCCGCAGCCCCGCGGCCCGGCCGCGCCCAGCCCGGCGAGGACAGCGCACGAGGCGGCCCGAGCGCGGCCACAAAGACCCCCGGCGGCGTCTCTCCGCGGACCG GTTCAGCTCTAGCCGCAGTCATGTCCTTCGGCAGAGACATGGAGCTGGAGCACTTCGACGAGCGGGACAAGGCCCAGAGGTACAGCCGAGGGTCGCGGGTGAACGGGCTGCCCAGCCCCACGCACAGCGCCCACTGCAGCTTCTACCGCACCCGCACGCTGCAGACCCTTAGCTCCGAGAAGGCGGCCAAGAAAGTGCGTTTCTATCGAAACGGAGATCGCTACTTCAAAGGGATTGTGTATGCCATCTCCCCGGACCGGTTCCGCTCTTTTGAGGCCCTCCTGGCTGATTTGACCCAAACTCTGTCGGATAACGTGAATTTGCCCCAGGGAGTGAGAACAATCTACACCATTGATGGACTCAAGAAGATTTCCAGCCTGGACCAACTGCTGGAAG GAGAGAGTTATGTGTGTGGCTCAATTGAACCCTTAAAGAAGCTGGAATACACCAAGAATGTGAACCCCAACTGGTCGGTGAACGTCAAGACCACCTCAGCTTCGCGGGCGGTGTCCTCTCTGGCCACTGCCAAAGGGAGCCCTTCGGAGGTGCGGGAGAATAAGGATTTCATTCGGCCCAAGCTGGTCACCATCATCAGAAGTGGGGTGAAGCCACGGAAAGCCGTCCGGATTCTCCTCAACAAGAAGACCGCTCACTCCTTTGAGCAGGTTCTTACCGACATCACTGACGCCATCAAGCTGGACTCGGGAGTCGTGAAACGTCTCTACACCCTGGATGGGAAGCAGgtaggtggggggggggggcgaccGTGGTATGGCCTTGACTTTATGGGCAAGAACCAGGGAGTTGAGGGGTTTGTGTGGCATCGAATGGGGACTCGAGATGTACGTTCTACAGATGTTGATGGACTTGAGTCATTCAGTCAGCAGATACATAGCTGTTGTCCTCCAACCAGTTCAAGGATAGAGTTAACACAGGATTAA